CGCCTACCAACATTTGGCCGACGCTTACACCCAAACGTATTTTGGGGAGCTTGCCAAACAAAAGTTGGCGGAACTGCAAAAATAATTTGATGTATATCCCGTCCGGTTCTTCCGGGCGGGATTTTGTTTAACCCCAAACTAAAATCACAAAAACAGAGGAACTGCATGTATAAGAAACTAACAGCCGTACTGCTTTTGTCCGTTCTGCTGGCCGATTTTTCCCACGGTGCGGGCTTTGCCTTGTACGAATACAGCGGCCGCGCCACCGCCATGGGCGGCGCCGTAATGGCCAACAAAGCCGAACCCGCTTCTTTGGCTACCAACCCTGCCTTAATTACCGAATTGGAAGGAACGCAGGCCCAGGTGGGAGTAACTGTCGTAACCGCCGATGCAAAGACCACGGTGGGCGGCGATTCCCGCACGTTAAAACATGACGTTTGGTATCTGCCGAACTTCTATATCACCCAAAAATGGAGCGACCAGGTCTCCGTAGGCTTGGGCGGATTTTCCCGTTACGGTCTGGGGGGCGAATACGCTGATCCCGTGCAAACGTGGCTGGGAAGCAACTTGGCCTATAAAGTAAGACTGGAAACGTTTTCTTTTACGCCGACTATTGCCGTAAAAGCCAATGACGAGTTCTCTATTGCAATGGGCTTGGAAGCCATGATTATCGGCTTTTCCCAAAGCTCCTATTTTAATGCAGACCCCAGAAACCCGGGCAACTTTGAAATCAGCGGTTCGGGCGTCAGCTGGGGGGGAAATTTCTCTTTAGTTTACAAACCGCAATGGGCCGAAAAATGGGCCTTGGGCGCGATGTATCGCAGCAAGGTAAAACAAAACTTAAACGGCCGCATTGACGCGGGCGACAAGACCTTCCCGGCTATCAACATCCACAGCGCAGACGCCGAAGGCGCCATTTCCCTGCCGGACAGTCTGTCTGCGGGCATTTCCTTCCGCCCCACGGATGCCTGGACGTTGGAAGCCGGTATCGTGGGCACCTTCTGGAGCGCTTACGACCAGATTTTGATTCAATATAAAGACAGCGAAACCAGCCCGGTCATCCGCAACAAGAAAAAATATAATGACGTCTACCGTCTAAACTTTGGTACGGAATATATGCTCACGCCCAATTGGGCCGTCCGGGCGGGATATGTGTTTGACAAATCCCCCATTAACCAAAACGAAATGGATACCCTCGTGCCGGTGGACGACCGCCATATCGCCAGCGTAGGGGTGGGCTATCAAACCGAAAAATGGAGCGTGGATTTTGCTTATGCCCATGTGTTCGCGCGCGACTTAAGCGGACACTCCGAACAATTGGTCAATCCGTTAACCGGCCA
The DNA window shown above is from Elusimicrobium sp. An273 and carries:
- a CDS encoding OmpP1/FadL family transporter, whose protein sequence is MYKKLTAVLLLSVLLADFSHGAGFALYEYSGRATAMGGAVMANKAEPASLATNPALITELEGTQAQVGVTVVTADAKTTVGGDSRTLKHDVWYLPNFYITQKWSDQVSVGLGGFSRYGLGGEYADPVQTWLGSNLAYKVRLETFSFTPTIAVKANDEFSIAMGLEAMIIGFSQSSYFNADPRNPGNFEISGSGVSWGGNFSLVYKPQWAEKWALGAMYRSKVKQNLNGRIDAGDKTFPAINIHSADAEGAISLPDSLSAGISFRPTDAWTLEAGIVGTFWSAYDQILIQYKDSETSPVIRNKKKYNDVYRLNFGTEYMLTPNWAVRAGYVFDKSPINQNEMDTLVPVDDRHIASVGVGYQTEKWSVDFAYAHVFARDLSGHSEQLVNPLTGQPMSMKYTDGKSDMFALTFGYKF